A genomic segment from Macadamia integrifolia cultivar HAES 741 unplaced genomic scaffold, SCU_Mint_v3 scaffold2512, whole genome shotgun sequence encodes:
- the LOC122066648 gene encoding transcription factor MYBS3-like — MIMFGLLFLLSGIPWTEEEHRLFLMGLQKLGKGDWRGIARNFVMSRTPTQVASHAQKYFIRQTNASRRKRRSSLFDMVPDMSVETTIVTEEHLLQPTSQAGETECVNPELPFDLSLNHECEPMEGTSNETHREVEETVMPSNFPPMIPGFFPPYLPVAFPFWPPSAAPAEEENQVETSQHQVLKPSPIHSKEPVNVDQLVGLSKLSLGEAAKGHLEPSPLSQKLLGAPSRQSAFHAKPPVSESDLSQKNTSIIQAV; from the exons ATGATAATGTTTgggcttcttttcctcttatCAGGCATCCCATGGACAGAAGAGGAACATCGACTATTTCTGATGGGTCTCCAGAAGCTGGGGAAAGGGGATTGGCGTGGGATTGCACGTAATTTTGTCATGTCAAGGACCCCAACCCAGGTGGCCAGCCACGCCCAAAAGTATTTCATACGGCAGACTAATGCATCCCGGAGAAAGAGACGGTCCAGCCTATTCGACATGGTTCCAGATATG TCTGTGGAGACAACAATTGTGACAGAAGAGCACTTGCTGCAGCCAACTTCTCAAGCCGGTGAAACTGAGTGTGTAAACCCTGAACTGCCTTTCGACCTCTCCCTCAACCATGAATGTGAACCAATGGAGGGGACTTCCAATGAAACCCAcagagaagttgaagaaactgTAATGCCAAGCAATTTCCCTCCGATGATTCCTGGGTTCTTCCCACCATATTTACCAGTCGCTTTTCCATTCTGGCCACCAAGTGCAGCCCcagcagaagaagagaaccAAGTTGAGACTTCTCAACATCAGGTCCTAAAGCCAAGTCCTATTCATTCCAAGGAGCCTGTCAATGTTGACCAACTGGTGGGCTTGTCTAAGCTAAGCCTAGGAGAGGCTGCTAAGGGACATTTAGAACCTTCTCCACTGTCCCAGAAATTGCTAGGAGCCCCATCAAGGCAGTCGGCCTTCCATGCAAAACCACCGGTTAGTGAGTCAGATTTGAGCCAGAAAAACACTAGCATAATCCAGGCAGTGTAA